One genomic window of Deinococcus aerophilus includes the following:
- a CDS encoding DUF805 domain-containing protein, whose protein sequence is MNEYLKVIRHHYADFSGRARRREYWMFTLFNLIITFVLGFVDGMLGLGSDDLSLGVLSGIYTLAVLIPGLALTARRLHDTGRSGWWQLLSLIPLVGGIVVLVFVVSDSDAQTNRWGPNPKGVSGSAAFGVQG, encoded by the coding sequence GTGAACGAATATCTGAAGGTCATCCGTCACCATTACGCCGACTTTTCTGGCCGTGCCCGTCGCCGCGAATACTGGATGTTTACGCTTTTCAACCTCATCATCACGTTCGTTCTGGGGTTCGTGGACGGCATGCTCGGACTGGGAAGCGACGATCTCTCACTGGGGGTCCTGAGCGGCATCTATACGCTGGCGGTGCTGATTCCAGGCCTCGCCCTGACTGCCCGGCGTCTGCACGACACGGGACGGAGCGGCTGGTGGCAACTCCTGAGCCTCATTCCCCTGGTGGGCGGAATCGTGGTGCTGGTTTTCGTGGTATCAGACAGCGATGCCCAGACCAACAGGTGGGGGCCGAATCCCAAAGGGGTGTCCGGCAGTGCCGCCTTTGGAGTGCAGGGCTGA
- the thrS gene encoding threonine--tRNA ligase — MHVFLPDGKQLELPQGATALDAAQAIGPRLAQDALAATVGGVLTDLQTPLPEGAQISLITKKNPGQAQSVFRHSLGHVMSQAVGEFYTRKGHPREAVKRGVGPSIENGFYQDFDLPEPLREEDLPAIEAIMREIIGQGLDITRSEVSKQEALERFGFDPYKVELISELPDDQAITFYTQGDYVDLCRGPHFPNTGKLPTAFKLTSTSGAYWRGNEKNPILQRVYGVAFASQKELDEYLERLEEAKRRDHRKLGRELELFTIDPLVGKGLPLWLPNGTVLREELAGFLKEQQFQRGYQGVITPNIGNLELYKTSGHYQNYSDSNFSPITVDDEQYMLKPMNCPHHVRIYASKPRSYRDLPVRLAEFGTVYRYEQSGELNGLTRVRGFTQDDAHIFCRPDQLKKEFLDVLDLTVLVLRTFGMNDVRFRVGTRDPESDKYVGDAANWDLAEGQIIQAVEEVGLPYSVEPGDAAFYGPKLDFVVKDVLGREWQLGTIQVDYNLPERFDISYVGEDGQDHRPIMIHRAPFGSLERFVGILIEHYAGDFPLWLAPRQVAIIPIADRHNAYAEELRAELHAAGLRAEVDDSSNRMNAKVRSAELSKIPVMLIVGDKEQEARQVSVRERTPSGHQERKGVGFDDLKAELLERYNSRS; from the coding sequence ATGCACGTCTTTTTGCCCGATGGAAAACAACTGGAACTGCCGCAGGGAGCGACCGCGCTGGACGCTGCCCAGGCGATTGGCCCCCGGCTGGCGCAGGACGCGCTCGCCGCGACCGTGGGCGGCGTTCTGACCGACCTGCAAACGCCGTTGCCCGAGGGCGCACAGATTAGTCTGATCACCAAGAAGAATCCCGGACAGGCCCAGAGCGTCTTCCGGCACTCGCTGGGCCACGTCATGAGTCAGGCGGTGGGCGAGTTCTACACGCGCAAGGGCCATCCCAGGGAAGCGGTCAAGCGTGGGGTCGGCCCCAGCATCGAGAACGGCTTCTACCAGGACTTTGATCTGCCCGAGCCGCTGCGTGAGGAGGACCTGCCCGCAATCGAGGCGATCATGCGCGAGATCATCGGGCAGGGCCTGGACATCACGCGCTCGGAGGTCAGCAAGCAGGAGGCGCTGGAGCGCTTCGGCTTCGATCCCTACAAGGTTGAGCTGATCTCTGAATTGCCTGACGACCAGGCCATCACCTTCTATACCCAGGGCGACTATGTGGACCTGTGCCGCGGCCCGCACTTCCCGAACACCGGCAAGCTGCCCACTGCCTTCAAGCTGACGAGTACCTCGGGCGCGTACTGGCGCGGCAACGAGAAGAACCCCATCCTGCAGCGGGTCTACGGCGTCGCCTTTGCCAGCCAGAAGGAACTCGACGAGTACCTGGAGCGGCTGGAAGAGGCCAAGCGGCGCGACCACCGCAAGCTGGGACGCGAGCTGGAACTGTTCACGATTGATCCCCTCGTGGGCAAGGGCCTGCCGCTGTGGCTGCCCAACGGCACAGTGCTGCGCGAGGAACTCGCGGGCTTTCTCAAGGAGCAGCAGTTCCAGCGCGGGTACCAGGGCGTGATCACGCCGAACATCGGCAATCTGGAGCTGTACAAGACGAGCGGCCATTACCAGAACTACAGCGACAGCAACTTCTCGCCGATCACCGTGGACGACGAGCAGTACATGCTCAAGCCCATGAACTGCCCGCACCACGTCCGCATCTACGCGAGCAAGCCGCGCAGCTACCGCGACCTGCCGGTGCGGCTGGCCGAGTTCGGAACTGTGTACCGCTACGAGCAGTCCGGCGAGCTCAATGGCCTGACGCGCGTGCGCGGCTTCACGCAGGACGACGCCCACATCTTCTGCCGCCCGGACCAGCTCAAGAAGGAATTCCTGGATGTGCTGGACCTGACCGTGCTCGTGCTGCGGACCTTCGGCATGAACGACGTGCGTTTCCGGGTGGGCACCCGTGACCCGGAGAGCGACAAGTACGTGGGCGACGCCGCGAACTGGGACCTGGCCGAGGGGCAGATCATCCAGGCGGTCGAGGAAGTCGGGCTGCCCTACAGCGTCGAGCCCGGCGACGCCGCCTTCTACGGCCCCAAGCTGGATTTCGTGGTCAAGGACGTGCTGGGCCGCGAGTGGCAGCTGGGCACCATTCAGGTGGACTACAACCTGCCCGAACGCTTTGACATCAGCTATGTCGGCGAGGACGGCCAGGACCACCGCCCCATCATGATTCACCGCGCGCCTTTCGGCAGCCTGGAGCGTTTCGTGGGCATCCTGATCGAGCACTACGCCGGAGACTTCCCGCTGTGGCTCGCGCCCCGGCAGGTCGCCATCATTCCCATCGCCGACCGTCACAATGCTTATGCCGAGGAACTGCGCGCCGAACTGCACGCGGCGGGCCTGCGCGCCGAGGTGGACGATTCCTCCAACCGCATGAACGCCAAGGTCCGCTCGGCCGAGCTGTCCAAGATCCCGGTGATGCTGATCGTGGGTGAT